In one Zymoseptoria tritici IPO323 chromosome 10, whole genome shotgun sequence genomic region, the following are encoded:
- a CDS encoding uncharacterized protein (hypothetical protein, unknown function, predicted extracellular (kNN), might be distantly related to carboxypeptidase Y inhibitor from Saccharomyces cerevisiae) produces the protein MTRSALIAAAIAGAWTITPTLAVPPEDFGFPSAPNDTILDVSFRQTLSGYEDVVPGSRYGIAIAENEPNLSLNTTAYPRLDSYQGEYIVIMVDPDASYPENPSNRFILHWLRQNLSSAENANPPPAGLQIVTDTAKLLNSFTPAIVQYRRPSPPTNSSAHRYILYAFEQPQHFRLPEQWSGLSGSNRTGFNLTSFISDTNLGMPCAANYFYTSNQTVVPDDFVSTNGSSYPGGDGTAITSGDPHGPGSSAPNNTHSANSTMPTRMPNATTSGGAGPSPTSSPTTSAEPSSTSASTGGTAMLTGAGSLVAAGLVGLAALL, from the coding sequence ATGACCCGCTCCGctctcatcgccgccgccattGCCGGCGCGTGGACCATCACACCGACGCTCGCCGTCCCGCCCGAGGACTTTGGCTTCCCTTCCGCACCGAACGACACGATCCTCGACGTCTCCTTCCGCCAAACACTCAGCGGATACGAAGACGTCGTGCCAGGAAGCCGCTACGGTATCGCCATCGCCGAGAATGAGCCCAATCTCAGTCTCAACACCACCGCCTACCCTCGACTGGACTCGTACCAAGGCGAATACATCGTCATCATGGTCGATCCGGATGCCTCATACCCGGAGAATCCCTCCAACCGCTTCATTCTGCACTGGCTGCGACAAAATCTCAGCTCAGCAGAGAACGCCAATCCTCCACCAGCTGGTCTGCAAATTGTCACCGACACGGCGAAGTTACTAAACAGCTTCACACCCGCAATAGTCCAATATCGCCGTCCTTCGCCACCgaccaactcctccgctCATCGCTACATCTTGTACGCATTCGAGCAGCCACAGCACTTCCGCCTGCCAGAGCAGTGGTCCGGCTTGAGCGGCAGCAACCGCACGGGATTCAACCTGACGTCGTTCATCAGCGACACAAACCTGGGAATGCCATGCGCGGCAAACTACTTCTACACTTCCAACCAGACTGTTGTACCTGATGACTTTGTCTCTACCAATGGCTCTTCCTACCCAGGTGGTGATGGCACGGCGATCACTTCCGGCGATCCACATGGTCCTGGCTCCTCTGCTCCAAACAACACCCACAGCGCCAACTCGACCATGCCGACTCGCATGCCGAATGCGACAACAAGTGGTGGTGCTGGACCATCGCCGACCTCATCTCCGACGACATCTGCGGAaccttcctcgacctcggcCTCCACTGGTGGAACAGCCATGTTGACCGGCGCCGGAAGTCTTGTCGCCGCAGGCCTCGTCGGACTCGCCGCTTTGCTTTGA